One genomic segment of Candidatus Berkiella aquae includes these proteins:
- a CDS encoding phage integrase central domain-containing protein — protein sequence MPLTDIVIRKTKPTDKQMKLFDSKGLYLLLKPNGARYWRMKYRFANKEKAMALGVYPEVSLAEARELRDDARKKLKQNLDPVNERKQAKITAYIEATNQFETVAMEWLERQKNRWTPKHTTKILNAFKRYIFPDLGHRSIVEINAPELLRTMRKIEAKGLHETCIKVLQSCGAVFRYGIVTGRCDRNPAADLRGALTHPVSTPQAALSAQELPEFLRTLKLYQGHRLTKVAINLIVLTFVRTTELRAAEWKEFDLDAKEPIWRIPAARMKMRSDHLVPLAPQAVELLRHVHQISGRSRLVFPSQASPSKPISQNTMIYALYRMGYHTRATMHGFRATASTILNEQGWRADVIERQLAHTERNKVRAVYNRAEYLSERREMMLAWADYLDGLT from the coding sequence ATGCCTTTGACCGATATAGTAATTAGAAAAACAAAGCCAACTGACAAGCAGATGAAACTGTTTGATAGTAAAGGACTTTATTTGCTATTGAAACCTAATGGGGCACGCTATTGGCGTATGAAATATCGCTTTGCCAATAAAGAGAAAGCGATGGCTCTGGGGGTATATCCGGAAGTGTCTTTGGCAGAAGCTCGTGAACTTAGAGACGATGCTAGGAAAAAATTAAAACAAAATTTAGATCCCGTTAATGAAAGAAAGCAAGCTAAGATAACTGCTTATATTGAAGCGACCAACCAGTTTGAAACCGTGGCGATGGAATGGTTAGAGCGCCAGAAGAACCGTTGGACACCCAAGCATACCACCAAGATCTTGAATGCTTTTAAAAGATATATTTTCCCCGATTTGGGGCATCGCTCTATCGTTGAAATTAATGCGCCCGAGCTGTTACGTACCATGCGTAAAATTGAAGCTAAAGGCCTTCATGAAACTTGTATTAAAGTTTTACAAAGTTGTGGTGCGGTTTTTCGTTATGGTATTGTCACTGGCCGTTGTGACCGCAACCCTGCAGCTGATTTACGGGGTGCATTAACCCACCCTGTTTCTACACCGCAAGCAGCATTATCTGCTCAAGAATTACCAGAGTTTTTAAGAACATTGAAGTTATACCAAGGGCATAGACTAACCAAGGTGGCAATTAACTTAATTGTCCTCACCTTTGTGCGCACCACTGAATTAAGAGCAGCGGAATGGAAAGAGTTCGATCTAGATGCTAAAGAACCAATCTGGCGTATTCCAGCAGCTCGCATGAAAATGCGCAGCGACCATTTGGTGCCCCTTGCCCCTCAAGCTGTTGAATTATTACGCCACGTTCATCAAATAAGCGGTAGAAGTCGCTTGGTCTTTCCAAGCCAAGCCTCTCCTTCTAAACCCATAAGTCAAAACACCATGATTTATGCGTTATATCGCATGGGTTATCACACCCGAGCCACCATGCATGGGTTTAGAGCAACCGCTTCCACCATTTTAAATGAACAAGGCTGGCGCGCTGACGTGATTGAACGTCAACTTGCGCATACTGAACGAAACAAGGTTAGAGCAGTTTATAACCGTGCTGAATACCTGAGCGAACGTCGTGAAATGATGCTGGCTTGGGCGGATTATTTGGATGGGTTAACTTAG
- a CDS encoding RNA-binding domain-containing protein, with protein MNRLTLEELLTESESEYLDFKRQYHQNTAKLIHDILCLANSHSKKNKYIVFGIDDYKNVVGIENDANRKKLSQISDLIKNSNFNHNPNIDLYTEKKDNHEVDILVIADVSDKPYFLIKQKKEGHAIINAGTVYTRNADRNVSSLETATDSEIERMYKERFGLDKTVNERMHEYLQNPEKWSKGHLHSGAECIYYTQFPEFTFAISNFDGDHEQFDESWATKNPDSKAYKTRYFLMYHLTVLKNLFVISCDGGRYLTVMPEPYRREGSKVNSYYYINNSLAHLANNLLQHHELDLPTKLRYGSFAIFDSADVARVEFDQDYNLTKTKYTHHFFDEDKSKFDVIKNNNLL; from the coding sequence ATGAACAGATTAACTTTGGAAGAATTATTAACCGAAAGCGAATCGGAATATCTTGATTTTAAACGGCAATATCATCAAAATACTGCAAAACTAATTCACGATATACTTTGCCTTGCGAACTCACATTCCAAAAAAAATAAATATATAGTCTTTGGTATTGATGATTATAAAAATGTGGTTGGAATTGAAAATGATGCAAATCGCAAGAAGCTTTCTCAAATATCTGATTTAATCAAAAATTCAAATTTTAATCACAATCCGAACATTGATTTGTATACAGAGAAAAAAGATAACCATGAAGTGGATATTCTTGTTATTGCTGATGTATCTGATAAACCTTATTTCCTTATTAAGCAGAAGAAAGAGGGGCATGCCATTATAAATGCCGGAACAGTATATACAAGAAATGCAGATAGAAATGTTTCATCTTTAGAAACGGCTACCGATTCTGAAATTGAAAGAATGTATAAAGAAAGATTTGGCTTAGATAAAACTGTGAATGAAAGAATGCATGAATATTTACAAAATCCAGAAAAATGGAGCAAAGGACACCTTCATAGCGGTGCCGAGTGTATTTATTACACCCAATTTCCTGAATTTACTTTTGCGATTTCAAATTTTGATGGTGATCATGAACAGTTTGATGAGTCTTGGGCCACAAAGAACCCTGATTCCAAGGCTTATAAAACCAGATATTTTTTAATGTACCATTTAACTGTGCTAAAAAATTTATTTGTTATAAGTTGTGATGGAGGTAGATATTTAACTGTAATGCCTGAGCCATACAGAAGAGAGGGATCAAAAGTAAATAGCTATTATTACATAAATAATAGTTTGGCACATCTGGCCAATAATTTGTTACAACATCATGAATTAGATTTACCTACCAAGTTGAGATATGGTTCCTTTGCAATTTTTGATAGTGCCGATGTCGCTCGAGTAGAATTCGACCAAGATTATAATTTAACAAAAACTAAGTATACACATCATTTTTTTGATGAAGATAAATCTAAGTTTGATGTGATTAAAAATAACAATTTGCTGTAA
- a CDS encoding metallophosphoesterase yields MKLAWLTDPHLNFLDPKRRLQFYQTLPNDIDAIAISGDIAEANVLSLILHEMGDSFKKPIYFVLGNHDYYRGQIVEVRELVGLLTNNHPLLFWLNACDPITLDNEVLLVGVDGWADGRYGDYVNSYAVINDSRMITELFQQKILGRFQLLEKMQQLADEDAHGLYEKLCVAAKQNPRKIIVITHVPPFKEAARHEGKVSSDDYLPFFSSKVTGEVLTRFAIENPAIDILTLCGHTHDGCTYQALDNLTVRVGKAEYNQPYVQGTIDSETLVFMPK; encoded by the coding sequence ATGAAATTAGCTTGGTTAACCGATCCTCACCTTAATTTTTTAGATCCCAAGAGGCGATTGCAATTTTATCAAACATTGCCAAACGATATTGATGCTATTGCAATTAGTGGTGATATCGCGGAAGCAAACGTGCTTTCTCTTATTCTGCATGAAATGGGAGATTCTTTTAAAAAACCCATTTATTTTGTACTAGGGAACCATGACTATTATCGTGGCCAAATTGTTGAAGTTCGTGAATTAGTGGGTTTATTAACTAATAATCATCCATTACTGTTTTGGCTGAATGCGTGTGATCCCATTACTTTGGATAATGAGGTGTTATTAGTGGGAGTAGATGGTTGGGCTGATGGACGATATGGTGATTATGTCAATAGTTATGCAGTCATAAATGATAGCCGAATGATTACTGAGTTATTTCAGCAAAAGATTCTGGGCAGATTCCAGTTGCTTGAGAAAATGCAGCAATTAGCTGATGAAGATGCCCATGGTTTATATGAGAAATTATGTGTGGCTGCAAAACAAAATCCTAGAAAGATTATAGTCATCACCCATGTTCCTCCATTTAAAGAAGCAGCAAGGCATGAAGGTAAAGTAAGTTCTGATGATTATTTGCCGTTCTTCAGCTCAAAAGTTACAGGTGAAGTTTTAACTCGTTTTGCGATAGAGAATCCAGCTATCGATATTTTGACGCTTTGTGGTCATACGCATGATGGTTGTACCTATCAAGCTTTAGATAATTTGACGGTGAGAGTAGGAAAGGCTGAGTATAATCAGCCTTATGTGCAAGGAACTATTGATAGTGAAACACTAGTCTTTATGCCTAAATAA